TGTGCATTGGTCTCCTCATTCCATGACTCATCACTTTCTGGCAAGTGTTCCTTGCTTGACTAGCCATCATAGCGTTCTGTTTAGCTCGAAGCAAAGCTCGGTTTTGAATACCAAGCTTTTCTCTCATCAACTGTGATTCTTCAAGAACCGATGCATGAGAGATAGCAACCGCTACTTGATCAGCAACAACCTCCGCTATTTCAATCTCTTTATCAGTCCAAACCCGTGAATTCGCACTCGGAAGTACCAAAACCATTATAGCATAAGGAGTATCAACAAACTCTGGAGTTCCTCCTTTAAAATTCAATCCGTGAAGCATTGGCATCCGAACTGCAGCAACCGGACCAAACTCCTCCGAACCCCCACAACCACTACTCTCAACAGCAAGAACCGAGTTTTTCCTCAGAATTGTCACAACTTTCGTCTCCCTAACCTGAACAACATCAGGATCATTAATCGGGATCACTCTGAAACTCCTCATGGGATTAGCTCTTAGCTCATGAGTCAAATGCATCTCGGTTCTGTTCTCATTAGGCATCCAAACAGCAGAGTTCTGTAAATCAAGAATCTTGGATAGCTCAACGAGAGTAGTCCGCAGAATCATATGCTTATCAAGCGATTTCCTGATTTCACGAGTAAGCATTCTCACCTGCACACTCATTTCCTTCTGTTTCTTCATCAGTCCAACCTCTTCGTTAAGTTCCATCACGTTCTGCTTCAAGTAAAGCTCTCTAACTTTCCATTTCAACAACAACGGAATCAAAGTCAAGAGCGTGATGGCCGTGGCGCACGAGACAAGCGCCGTGAGGAATTTGAAGATGGTGAGCCATAACATGAGCTGGAACGAATGCGGTCCGTAATACGTCCAAGCGTTAAGCAAATGAGTCATCCCACAGAGGACGATAAAGGCAATGAACTGAACAAGAACCCATTTGAAAGGAACGTTGGAGAAACTAATGAAGTAGAGAAGCTCGAGAGGTATTGAGAAATACGCAATGGCGATCAAGAGATCACTCACTCTTTGACATTCTAGGATGGTGTGTACACTCAAGAAACCTTCGTCATCACAGTTACAGCTCACGTAATCGTTATCACCAGAAACAAGAGCAAGAAGAGCAAACAAAAGCAATCCAAGACCTAAAGATCTTAACATCTTTTGATCCAATCTTCTCactaaaaccctaatcgaatCTCCAGCCCTCTCAGCCTTTATGCTCTATACAAGTTGTTGAGATCCAAATGAACCAATTGATAATAACTGACTTCTTATTCATACATTTCCACAACGTGTAGACACAAATGGGATTAAACAACTCCGAACCCGCATACCCAGAAGACGAAAACGCATCAAGATCTATCTTCCTCGATACTCGTAGTGACAAAAGAAACCGacttgagtttttttgtttcttttccgtTAAAATTTACAGAGGAGGGGTGATCAGAGAAATAAAACCAAGATTGAAGCCAATAGTATTAGAAAAAAGAACACACCTTTCGAATCTAGAAGGAGAAATAAGGAAGACCCGTCTTAATAAAACATGATTTGCATCAAACGAAATCGAGTCAATCTGAAATCTTTTGTTATGTACAGAAGAGGAGAAAAACAGAACCGATGaggaaaaaaaggagaagaaaccaAGTTGCGGTCCGGTGGGTTGGCAGATCTTTTCCGGGAGATTTCAGAGACTTGAGTCAACAgtattcaaagtttttttaagaCAAAAGCAGCAAACTTTTAGCTTAAGCAATTTCCGCAGAGTTGCttaatttttcaattaaaaatggTCATAAAGCTATAATTTTTAACAGTAAATTTTTTGACTTTAACATTATATCAATTcgcaaacaaacaaatacaagttGACAAATGTAATCACACTTGTGTGAGccagggaagaaaaaaaaatactaaaataactTTACAGTGGTAACAGTTTGATCAatagtaaagaaaataaatttaatttgtgAAAGTAAGGTTACTCACCAAATTAGTCTATTGTTTTTGTCCAAATAGAGCTAGGACCAACCGTTTAATAGGTTATGAATTATTAACAAAAGTGGaaacaaaatgtatatgtatTCATAAAAGAGCATTTCCTTTTTTagtaacaaaaagaagaagaaaaccaaaaaaaagatatatataggtaaagaaaaaggaatgaTGTGAAAAGAGAACCAGAATTGTTACTGAAAGAAAAATGGGGATGTGGAGTTTATAAATTACACCGAAccaagaagaacaaaagcatCATCTCTCAACTTCTCTGATGAAAACCATTAAGACAAGTTTCTGTCTTATAAGTCTTCTATCAGTTCAGATTCTTTGCTTTTTTGCCTTCGGTTTCTAGTTTGGATCTAAACCCTACAGTCGTAGTCTCTGGAAGCTCAGTGCTAATCAGGTATTTGCTGCTCATAATCTCCATTCTCCGATGACTCATGTCCTAACCTTCCTGCAAATAGATTACACCCATAAGGGTTCCAAGTCATACCCCAAAGGAGAAAAGCTTGATCTCTAGCATTACTCAGTATTTTAACCATCTCCATTGCAAttgtgatttgttgttgtttcaaatTTAAAGGTTTGAGCATTTTTTACCTGATAAGTCATACCCGCCACCGCCTCTAACATCATGACCGCTGTGGCCTCCTCTACCCCATTCAGACGACCGGATGTGTGTCATGTGCATTCCCTGCGGCGCCTGCATCATGAAAGGTTGAGATCCACCTAAAccagtttgatgatgatgatgctgctCATCGTGTCCCCGCATTGGATTTCTTCCTGTAGGTTCCATACCAGGACGGAAACCCATGTCAAGCATCAGTCCAGTGCTAGCGGGAGAGGTCAACCGATTTCCGCTGTTTGAAGCATCCCCTTTCCCACCACTCCCGGCAGCATCCTTCTTTCTATCAAGCTGAAACGTACCAAGAATCACCTGCATTTGTACAGATCTAAAGCGATCAATCGAAGCCATACTTATACTAGGCAATGGTCAGTTTTGTATGATGGTTGGAAACATTAACACATAGAGACTGCAAAGTTGCAATAATGATACAAGGAATTGTACCTGAACCGGGCCAGCAGCTGTGAAGTGGTTCCCAATCGCTCCACCGACGATCTGACCATCTGAACCAGATAAAGAAGCGCTAAGGCCACCGGTTTTACCACCTTGTTCTGTCCGGATATATGATCCGGATAGTGAGAGAATCTCATACTGACCCTGAAAAAAGTAGCTGGGAATTCTGAAGCAAGTCTAACAATGATAATGCAAACTTCAAAGAAAGTATCAATGATAATGCAAACTTCAAAGAAAGTATATGAATTCAATCTTTTTAGCTTTATCGGCATGCCGACTGTATTGTGAATCAATTCTCCTTTATCACACAGAGTAGAGAgactcaaaaagaaagaaacttcatCTCCTCTCTgtgaagaaacaacaaagaagCGAGACTGAGTACTACTAATTTACGGCAAGAGAAAATCACCTCATATGATGTAGCCGGTTGGCGCAAGGATACATTAGAGATGGTGCCTGATGCAGAAAGAACGCATAGTTCATGCTTGCTTTGGTTTGCGAAAAGCAAAATCTTTTGGGCCACATCCTGTCAAATTCACCCAAAGAACATTTAATAGCCTGAAGATTACTCTCCAAATTGCATTAGAATCAATGAGgaaaatagtatattattatagATGAGCTTCTAGCAGAATGACTTCAACATTATATTTGAATGAAGGCTCCGCCCACACCAACAAAATCTATAACATGTAAAGGATCTTGAGTGTACAAGAAGATGACATACCTCACCAGGAGCTATATTAACAACATGCGGAGTAAAGCTTTGCCCAGTTTTCCCTGCACCAAAAAAACTTCTTGTGAAGCTCAGAGTATAACACAAATTCCAGAATATCACAAAAGGATCACTTGATAAGATTACTTAATGGGAGCTGAACAAAAGGCCATCGACTAGataaacaaattcaacaaaattgaTAAAACTATAGGATCCTAACACTATACAAATCCACACCCTCACTGAAGTGTTAAAAAGGTTAGTGCTCTGATATGAAATTCAAGGTGTAAACTTTTCAAAGATGAATTTTACAGAGTTACGTAATACTAATTCAAGGCAATTACGTCTCAAACCATACCTACGAATTAGCAAGCTAAAGtaacaaaatttaagaaattgaCTATAAAGTTGGAAACTTTTTCATCTCAATTCGATTATAAACAACGAAAAGGGCTTTTCTTGAAAAGAGTGAACCCACCGACAGAACCAAGCAGAGGTTTCTTGGATGAGCCGGAATTGGACGACGCCGTACCTCCGGCAAGAGCTGCtcgctctctcctctctttagCAGACGAACTACTCGCAGAAGAAGCCATTTTTTTAGCCGCTAGGGCTTGTTCAGGCGTCACATACTTCCTCGGTCGACCTCTCTTCCTCTTTAACGGCTCCATCGGCGCCGTCACAGCGGAGGACGGAACTGAATGAGGGTAAACCGCAATCGAGGAAGAAGAACCATCATTAGGCTGTAGCGGCTGCGGTGGGAAAAGCCCATTGTTGGAAGATGGAACGGTAGAAGCAGTGGTTGATACGGTGGTTGGATGGTGGTGGAGCTGTAGTTGGGGGTGCTGGGGGAGGAAGTAAGGAGAACTGAgtcgttgttgttgctgctgctgcagtTGCTGTTGATGGAGATGTTGATGGTGCTGTTGATggtgctgttgttgttgctgttggtgGTGATGAAGGTGGCTTTCGTTAGGTTCCATTCCTttttagaaagagaaaacaaacaaaaaaaaatttctagagagagagaattagggattttttatttctttttttccttttttccaatttttttcttttctttttagggtttttattttatttaacaaagAGGATATGATTATGAAGGAAGAGGATGAGAGAGAATCTCAACCGTTAGATTTAGATTTGACTTCAGTGTTTTTTtgacttgtatatatatatcttattaattaattaataaaaggatcacttctttttctccctttttgtttttttttttgcatttcgaggaaacagaaaattttaattttttctcagAGGTAAACCGAACGATCaccttttgagttttctttagTCATTTAGTACACGTCAGAATAtttcttaaatgtaaaatacttTACTAGATTATAAATTTGGTTATTGGTACTGTGTGTATTGGTTTTACTGTTTTTGTATGCTGCGTGACATTTTAGGatttatcatcatcttcaaatttAGGATTTGAAtgataaacaaagaagaagcacGATAAAGTCAATGAGGTGTTTACAAAAAAGAGGTTGTACTCCTTTTTCAACTCGCCCTTATCAAAAA
The Camelina sativa cultivar DH55 chromosome 15, Cs, whole genome shotgun sequence DNA segment above includes these coding regions:
- the LOC104744562 gene encoding protein EIN4-like is translated as MLRSLGLGLLLFALLALVSGDNDYVSCNCDDEGFLSVHTILECQRVSDLLIAIAYFSIPLELLYFISFSNVPFKWVLVQFIAFIVLCGMTHLLNAWTYYGPHSFQLMLWLTIFKFLTALVSCATAITLLTLIPLLLKWKVRELYLKQNVMELNEEVGLMKKQKEMSVQVRMLTREIRKSLDKHMILRTTLVELSKILDLQNSAVWMPNENRTEMHLTHELRANPMRSFRVIPINDPDVVQVRETKVVTILRKNSVLAVESSGCGGSEEFGPVAAVRMPMLHGLNFKGGTPEFVDTPYAIMVLVLPSANSRVWTDKEIEIAEVVADQVAVAISHASVLEESQLMREKLGIQNRALLRAKQNAMMASQARNTCQKVMSHGMRRPMHTILGLLSMFQSESMSLDQKIIVDALMKTSTVLSALINDVIDISPKDNGKSALEVKRFQLHSLIREAACVAKCLSVYKGYGFEMDVQTRLPNLVVGDEKRTFQLVMYMLGYILDMTDGGKTVTFRVISEGTGSSQDKSKRETGMWKSHMSDDSLGVKFEVEINEIQNPPLDGSAMAMRHIPNRRYHSNGIKEGLSLGMCRKLAQMMQGNIWISPKSHGQTQSMQLVLRFQTRPSIRRSILAGNATELQHPNSNSILRGLRITLADDDDVNRTVTKRLLEKLGCEVTAVSSGFECLSALSNVEMSYRIIILDLQMPEMDGFEVAMKIRKFCGHHWPLIIALTASTEDHVRERCLQMGMNGMIQKPVLLHVMASELRRALQSASE
- the LOC104744563 gene encoding AT-hook motif nuclear-localized protein 14-like, producing the protein MEPNESHLHHHQQQQQQHHQQHHQHLHQQQLQQQQQQRLSSPYFLPQHPQLQLHHHPTTVSTTASTVPSSNNGLFPPQPLQPNDGSSSSIAVYPHSVPSSAVTAPMEPLKRKRGRPRKYVTPEQALAAKKMASSASSSSAKERRERAALAGGTASSNSGSSKKPLLGSVGKTGQSFTPHVVNIAPGEDVAQKILLFANQSKHELCVLSASGTISNVSLRQPATSYEGQYEILSLSGSYIRTEQGGKTGGLSASLSGSDGQIVGGAIGNHFTAAGPVQVILGTFQLDRKKDAAGSGGKGDASNSGNRLTSPASTGLMLDMGFRPGMEPTGRNPMRGHDEQHHHHQTGLGGSQPFMMQAPQGMHMTHIRSSEWGRGGHSGHDVRGGGGYDLSGRLGHESSENGDYEQQIPD